One genomic region from Pyrobaculum islandicum DSM 4184 encodes:
- a CDS encoding 50S ribosomal protein L39e: MARNKPLGKKLRLAAALKSNRNPPVWVVVKTKRRVTRSPTRRHWRRTKLKA, encoded by the coding sequence ATGGCCCGTAATAAGCCTCTTGGCAAAAAGTTAAGACTAGCCGCCGCGCTTAAGTCTAATAGAAACCCCCCTGTGTGGGTTGTTGTGAAAACTAAGAGAAGAGTCACTAGATCTCCCACACGTAGACACTGGCGTAGGACGAAGCTAAAGGCTTAG
- a CDS encoding geranylgeranylglyceryl/heptaprenylglyceryl phosphate synthase: MKLYEYLVEGTKHFTLIDPDKSVDYLKIAKYALEAGTDGILVGGSLGIRESQITQVVKDIKSIAHVPVVIFPGSISQLTDEADGVLFLSVLNSLDPYYIIGAQIQGAVLLAKHYPKLEVISTAYIIIGDGGAAGFVSMSKPIPYTRPDIVMAYALAANYIGFKAVYLEAGSGAPQPAPPEMVRAARRVFPRILIVGGGIRSGEVAYTIAREKPNVIVTGTLAEEKPEKLGEIIRAIKSA, from the coding sequence ATGAAACTATATGAATATCTAGTAGAGGGTACGAAACACTTCACATTGATAGACCCAGATAAATCAGTTGACTATCTAAAGATTGCTAAATACGCTTTAGAGGCAGGGACTGACGGCATACTAGTCGGCGGATCTTTAGGCATTAGAGAGAGCCAGATTACACAAGTTGTCAAAGACATAAAATCAATAGCGCACGTCCCAGTCGTAATTTTCCCAGGCTCTATTTCGCAACTCACTGACGAAGCAGATGGCGTATTATTTCTCAGCGTGCTAAACTCGCTAGACCCCTATTATATAATTGGGGCTCAGATACAAGGCGCTGTCCTATTGGCAAAGCACTATCCCAAGTTGGAAGTTATATCAACAGCTTATATTATAATAGGTGACGGCGGCGCCGCAGGTTTTGTCTCAATGAGTAAGCCAATACCATACACAAGGCCCGACATTGTTATGGCATATGCATTAGCTGCAAATTACATAGGTTTTAAGGCGGTGTATTTAGAAGCTGGCAGCGGGGCGCCTCAGCCAGCGCCCCCAGAGATGGTAAGAGCCGCGAGAAGAGTCTTTCCAAGAATTTTAATTGTGGGCGGCGGTATTAGAAGCGGAGAGGTAGCTTATACAATTGCGCGGGAGAAGCCAAATGTGATAGTAACTGGGACCTTAGCTGAGGAGAAACCTGAGAAACTCGGCGAGATAATAAGAGCAATAAAATCTGCCTAA